Within Caproicibacterium argilliputei, the genomic segment CGCAGGCATTTTTCAGCTGGGCGGTCACCGCCGCTGTTTCTTCCAAAAAATCAAAAACAGGAATGCCCATTGCCTGTATCTTTTCCAGATTCCGGCACGTATCCGCAGTCTGCGGAAGCCCGTCCGTCAGCACAACAGTCACCTCACATCCCGCTTTCTTCAGCAGGCGTGCCGCAACGAAGCCGTCGCCGGCATTGTTGCCCTTGCCGGCGAATACCACAGCGGAGCGCGCCGGCGGTGTCTGTGCCAGCAGGAAGTCCGCCGCCCGCGCACCGGCGTTTTCCATCATCTGTGTGTAAGAAAGTCCACTTTCCGCAGCGTTTTTTTCAATTTGCTTCATTTGCGAAACCGTAACGGTTTTCATAAAATCCCTCCCATGATACCCTCCGCCTGCCCGCAGTGGCAGAACGGTGAAATCTTTATATTTAGTATAGTCTTTTAACTGCTGTTTGGCAACTGTTCTAGCGCCATATGTGTGCTCCGCTTTTGCTGCGGAAACGATGTCCAAATCATCCAATGGCTTTTTTTAAAGATTCCGCACAAAAAGAGTTGAATCATTTTGTAGATTCTGTTATACTTATTCAAGAAATCAATGAACGATTTACACTTTACTGAAATAGATTTGGCGATATTGCCTGTAGGGAAGGGCGGGAGAACTTGCGGAAACTCGAAAAGAAGTACGGGCAGAGTCGTTTTCTGCGGCGGAATACTGTGATTTTGTCTTTTCTGCTAATGATTCCGGTTGCTGTCATTGCAATCGTAAACTTCACCATTATTTATCATCAAAACATTTCCTCCACAGAAAATGATCTGCGCATCGCGTCGGAGCAGAAACTGGAACTGATGAACAACGAATTGAACATCCTGTATAAGCTGGTCAACGAGCGGCGTACCGACACAAATTTCTACACGAAATCCCAGAGCGACCTGACGGTGTCTTACTATGCAATTTCCAAAACGCTGGCAAAGGATTCTGTTTGGACTTCTTTTTTTGACAGTGTCAATTATTATAATCGTGAAAGCGGTCTGATTTATACCTACAACACGGTGAAACATGAAGGTGAATTTCTCGGGCAATCGCAGGGGGAGCGGGACGACAGCCTCACCGGCAGCCAATACTCCACACGCTCCCTGCAGCTGACGGCGGCGGACTTTCAGCGGCTGCAGCGCACCGGCAACGAAATCCGCACCATGCGCGTACACAATGTTGGCGAGGGAAATGGTGTGCTGATTGCCGCGCCGCTGGAGCTGGAGGAAGACCAACCGCCGGCTTCGTACATTCTCTTCACTATTTCTGACAAAACCCTGGAAAACCTGTGGGGCAGCACAAAGGGAGCTTCCTGCCTGCTGCTGTACAATGATATTCCCATTTACGATTCCGACCCTGCGGTTCGGGAGGACATCTACGCGGCACGCAGCCTTTCCGCGCTGTACAATCCCGCCAATACTCTAACATATCGCTACAAAGCAAACGGTGTCACCGTCTGGTGGCGCATAAACAAATTCCTGCTCATTGAAAACTTGATTCCGGTCATTTTTCTGGAAACTGTTGTCACCTTCGTGGTTATGGTACTGGGCATTCTGCTGATTCTGCATGCCTCGCGCAGAAGCTATGAGCCGATTCAGCACATCCTGCAGCGGCTTTCAGTGGATGGCACCCAGGAAAAATTTGTTGATGAGTTTAAATGCATTGATTATGCATTGGACGACTTGGCGTATTCCAAACGTTTTCTGGAGGAATCCAATCAGGAAATGCGCCGGGAAAAGTACCTCTACTACATTCTGGACAATCAGGTAGAGTCGGGCAGTGCGCTGGAACAGCAGTGCCTGCGTGCAGGCATCCATGTGGAGCGCAAATACTTCGCCTGTATTCTTCTGGAAGACACACAGGAAAATTACACGCTTTTTGAAACGCTGTCTGCTATGGAAGACAAAGATACGGAAAATTTGAATGTGTACTCCCTGTACATCATGGAAAACAAATATCTGTTTCTGGTCACCAGTGACCTGCCGCGCAGGGAGCTGACCGCTTTTCTGCAGAAACTTTCGCAGGAAAATGAAGACTTCGTTTCAGTCAGCGAGGTTGTCGGGGGCGTGCAGAACATCCGCAGTGCATATATGAGTATCCGTAAATTTCAGCCGGAGGAACCCGGCGCGCCAGCCGCGGCGGAATATCCGCAGCTGGAGCTGCAGTCGCTGCAGGAAGCCGTTGAAGCGGAAAATATTGACAAAGTGGAATTCAGCCTGCGCATGATCAAAAACCAGGTGGCAGGTTACAATGAAACCATCCGCGGCGCGGTTCTGATGGCGGTGTGCACCACCTTGTGCCAAGGGGAATCTGGGCGCGCCAAGGAACTCATCAGCAAGGTTCCCGGACTAGATGTGCAAACCGTGTGCCAGGCAATCGACACCTGGTTTACTGCGTTTTTAAAGCATGCGGATGAAAAACCGCTGCCGCAGGGAAAGCACCTGCCGCGCAACCTGCACACCATTCTGCAATATATTGAAACAAACTGCACGTCCCCTGTCTTCAGCATTAAGTACATGGCGGCAGAGTTTGGAACTTCCCCCTCCAATCTGAGCCATCAGTTTAAAAAAGCAACCGGGCAGACACTGTCCCGCTTTATCGACGAACTTCGGATTCAGCAGGCAGAAGCCATGCTGGCGGCTGGCGACCCGGTCAACAGCATTGCCAAAAAGCTTGGCTACAGCACAACGCCGGTCTTTACGGAAACCTTCAAACGTTTGCGCGGCGTCACGCCCAGCGCTTTCCGCACAGCAAGTCTGTTCGGCAAAAACGGCGAATCCAAGTGACGCAGGCACCGCACGGCTTTGTTAAAAAGTTGACATAGAAATACAAAATGAGTATGATAGAGAACATACAGCCGCAGGTTTCCTCTTTTGCGCTACAGGCGAATGCCGACACCAAGATTCATTCTGCGTGAAGGGTCGCCCGCAGCAGCAGTGCGGGAAAGCTGCCAGAAAAGGAGGAAACACATGGAAGAACGGGTAGCCCTTGTGGGCATCATTGTGGAAAATCCGGATTCGGTAGAGACACTGAACACCATTCTGCACGCCTATGCCACCTATATCATCGGGCGCATGGGAATCCCTTACCGCAAAAAAGGACTGGCAATCATCAGCATTGCCATAGACGCACCGCAGACAGTCATCAGCGCCCTGTCCGGAAAAATCGGCAGGCTGCCCGGCGTCAGCACCAAAGTGGCGTATTCCAACGTAAAAACAGAAACATGAACACCGCTTCCAAAAAGCTGATTGACACGCTTGCCGAAACCCACACGCTTGGCAGGCAGGCGCTGCTGGAGCTGCTGCAGGACACTTCGGCGGAAACCGCCCAGTATCTGTTTGCAAAGGCACGTAACGCACGACACCGCGTGTACGGACACGATGTTTATATGCGGGGGCTGATTGAATTTACCAACTTCTGCAAAAACGACTGCTACTACTGTGGCATTCGCAGAAGCAACGCACAGGCACAGCGTTATCGGCTGACGCCGGAACAGATTCTGGAGTGCTGCGACGCCGGTTACGAGCTGGGATTCCGCACCTATGTGCTGCAGGGCGGCGAGGACCCGTACTTCACTGACGAGCGTATCGCGACACTGGTACGCCGCATCAAGCAGCGACACCCGGACTGCGCCGTAACCCTTTCCATCGGTGAGAAAAGCCGTGAAAGCTACGCGCTTTACCGTGCAGCCGGTGCAGACCGCTACCTGCTGCGGCATGAAACGGCGAATGCCGCCCATTACGCCAAACTGCACCCACCGGAGCTCTCTTTGGAAAACCGAAAGCGCTGCCTGCGGAACTTAAAAGCATTGGGCTATCAGGTCGGCTGCGGCTTCATGGTCGGTTCGCCATATCAAACAGTGGAATGCCTGGCAGAAGACCTGCTGTTCACCAAGGAGCTGAACCCGCATATGGTCGGGATTGGTCCGTTCATCCCGCAGCATCAGACCCCCTTTGCAGACAAACCTGCCGGCACACTGGAACAAACGCTGTTTTTGCTGGGTGTGCTGCGCCTGTTGCTGCCAAATGTGCTGCTGCCTGCCACCACGGCGCTCGGCACCATTCACCCCCAGGGGCGCGAACTGGGAATCCTGGCGGGCGCCAATGTTGTTATGCCCAACCTTTCGCCGGTTTCCGTGCGGAAA encodes:
- a CDS encoding TM1266 family iron-only hydrogenase system putative regulator, yielding MEERVALVGIIVENPDSVETLNTILHAYATYIIGRMGIPYRKKGLAIISIAIDAPQTVISALSGKIGRLPGVSTKVAYSNVKTET
- a CDS encoding NAD(P)H-hydrate epimerase → MKTVTVSQMKQIEKNAAESGLSYTQMMENAGARAADFLLAQTPPARSAVVFAGKGNNAGDGFVAARLLKKAGCEVTVVLTDGLPQTADTCRNLEKIQAMGIPVFDFLEETAAVTAQLKNACVAVDAIYGTGFHGALRQSMRLVTEVLNAGGRSILALDMPSGVSADTGEVSPGAVRATWTMAFDSLKPAHLLEKSIPFCGEIVPVDIGIPAECHEILE
- a CDS encoding helix-turn-helix transcriptional regulator translates to MRKLEKKYGQSRFLRRNTVILSFLLMIPVAVIAIVNFTIIYHQNISSTENDLRIASEQKLELMNNELNILYKLVNERRTDTNFYTKSQSDLTVSYYAISKTLAKDSVWTSFFDSVNYYNRESGLIYTYNTVKHEGEFLGQSQGERDDSLTGSQYSTRSLQLTAADFQRLQRTGNEIRTMRVHNVGEGNGVLIAAPLELEEDQPPASYILFTISDKTLENLWGSTKGASCLLLYNDIPIYDSDPAVREDIYAARSLSALYNPANTLTYRYKANGVTVWWRINKFLLIENLIPVIFLETVVTFVVMVLGILLILHASRRSYEPIQHILQRLSVDGTQEKFVDEFKCIDYALDDLAYSKRFLEESNQEMRREKYLYYILDNQVESGSALEQQCLRAGIHVERKYFACILLEDTQENYTLFETLSAMEDKDTENLNVYSLYIMENKYLFLVTSDLPRRELTAFLQKLSQENEDFVSVSEVVGGVQNIRSAYMSIRKFQPEEPGAPAAAEYPQLELQSLQEAVEAENIDKVEFSLRMIKNQVAGYNETIRGAVLMAVCTTLCQGESGRAKELISKVPGLDVQTVCQAIDTWFTAFLKHADEKPLPQGKHLPRNLHTILQYIETNCTSPVFSIKYMAAEFGTSPSNLSHQFKKATGQTLSRFIDELRIQQAEAMLAAGDPVNSIAKKLGYSTTPVFTETFKRLRGVTPSAFRTASLFGKNGESK
- the hydE gene encoding [FeFe] hydrogenase H-cluster radical SAM maturase HydE produces the protein MNTASKKLIDTLAETHTLGRQALLELLQDTSAETAQYLFAKARNARHRVYGHDVYMRGLIEFTNFCKNDCYYCGIRRSNAQAQRYRLTPEQILECCDAGYELGFRTYVLQGGEDPYFTDERIATLVRRIKQRHPDCAVTLSIGEKSRESYALYRAAGADRYLLRHETANAAHYAKLHPPELSLENRKRCLRNLKALGYQVGCGFMVGSPYQTVECLAEDLLFTKELNPHMVGIGPFIPQHQTPFADKPAGTLEQTLFLLGVLRLLLPNVLLPATTALGTIHPQGRELGILAGANVVMPNLSPVSVRKKYMLYDNKICTGEEAAECRLCLARRMERIGYQLTVSRGDYLHSSSYSH